Proteins from a single region of Struthio camelus isolate bStrCam1 chromosome W, bStrCam1.hap1, whole genome shotgun sequence:
- the LOC104146849 gene encoding granzyme A isoform X1 — MGAFFTLSTSFAVVLLVIPGGLCVDIIGGNEVAPHSRPFMALIREENGAKICGGALIKENWVLTAAHCDMKKSQVILGAHSLGKKEREQQVFQIAKRIPYPCYSPNNKENDIMLLQLKKRAKLNKAVKIIPLPNSDDDPKDGTICTVAGWGQTANNLKKASNTLREVNITVINRRICNDWKHYNGRPVITENMICAGARRGGKDSCSGDSGGPLICNNVMRGITSFGKANKCGAVDSPGIYTRLTKQYLQWIRKTIGGDIQIGF; from the exons ATGGGGGCTTTCTTCACTTTGTCCACCTCTTTTGCTGTCGTTCTCCTGGTAATTCCTGGAG gtttgTGTGTGGATATCATTGGAGGAAATGAAGTAGCACCTCACTCAAGACCATTTATGGCTCtaatcagagaagaaaatggagcAAAAATTTGCGGAGGAGCTTTGATCAAGGAAAACTGGGTGTTAACAGCTGCTCACTGTGATAT gaaaaaaagccaggtTATTCTTGGAGCTCattcactgggaaaaaaagagagagaacaacaaGTTTTTCAGATTGCAAAACGAATTCCCTACCCATGCTACTCTCCTAATAATAAGGAAAACGATATAATGCTGCTGCAG cttaaaaaaagagcaaaacttaATAAAGCTGTGAAAATCATTCCGTTGCCTAACTCAGATGATGATCCCAAAGATGGAACAATTTGCACAGTAGCAGGATGGGGACAAACTGCCAATAACTTGAAAAAGGCTTCTAATACACTAAGGGAAGTCAACATCACTGTCATCAACAGAAGGATCTGCAACGACTGGAAGCATTATAATGGCAGGCCTGTCATAACAGAGAATATGATATGCGCTGGGgctaggagaggaggaaaggactcATGTTCT gGGGATTCAGGTGGACCATTAATATGCAATAATGTGATGAGAGGCATCACTTCTTTCGGAAAGGCCAACAAGTGCGGTGCTGTTGACAGCCCTGGCATCTACACTCGACTGACAAAGCAATACCTTCAATGGATAAGAAAAACCATAGGGGGAGATATACAGATTGGATTTTGA
- the LOC104146849 gene encoding granzyme A isoform X2 → MALIREENGAKICGGALIKENWVLTAAHCDMKKSQVILGAHSLGKKEREQQVFQIAKRIPYPCYSPNNKENDIMLLQLKKRAKLNKAVKIIPLPNSDDDPKDGTICTVAGWGQTANNLKKASNTLREVNITVINRRICNDWKHYNGRPVITENMICAGARRGGKDSCSGDSGGPLICNNVMRGITSFGKANKCGAVDSPGIYTRLTKQYLQWIRKTIGGDIQIGF, encoded by the exons ATGGCTCtaatcagagaagaaaatggagcAAAAATTTGCGGAGGAGCTTTGATCAAGGAAAACTGGGTGTTAACAGCTGCTCACTGTGATAT gaaaaaaagccaggtTATTCTTGGAGCTCattcactgggaaaaaaagagagagaacaacaaGTTTTTCAGATTGCAAAACGAATTCCCTACCCATGCTACTCTCCTAATAATAAGGAAAACGATATAATGCTGCTGCAG cttaaaaaaagagcaaaacttaATAAAGCTGTGAAAATCATTCCGTTGCCTAACTCAGATGATGATCCCAAAGATGGAACAATTTGCACAGTAGCAGGATGGGGACAAACTGCCAATAACTTGAAAAAGGCTTCTAATACACTAAGGGAAGTCAACATCACTGTCATCAACAGAAGGATCTGCAACGACTGGAAGCATTATAATGGCAGGCCTGTCATAACAGAGAATATGATATGCGCTGGGgctaggagaggaggaaaggactcATGTTCT gGGGATTCAGGTGGACCATTAATATGCAATAATGTGATGAGAGGCATCACTTCTTTCGGAAAGGCCAACAAGTGCGGTGCTGTTGACAGCCCTGGCATCTACACTCGACTGACAAAGCAATACCTTCAATGGATAAGAAAAACCATAGGGGGAGATATACAGATTGGATTTTGA